Proteins from a single region of Pseudomonas ekonensis:
- a CDS encoding EAL domain-containing protein, with translation MVADDRQAFADLEQFGPVDVTLCVLSQGRQDVPGLLQTLGRAGQGGAIIISGALAADAGSVAGQLISLLGMALQDDAGKLSQPQALQLLLARHLNEPDNEADTLPVVPASEEEVRQALADHQLHTYFQPKFNLQTGDVCSIEALARWHHPFKGVLPPSVFMPVIERCGLLDELLFLQLEQGLRLQRQTLDQGVALNVAFNLHAGQLVNPLLTGRIQALLAAHGLPGSGLTFELTETGLLEAPAISLESLVRLRMMGCSLSIDDFGAGFSSLQRLCQLPFNEIKLDGEFVRGLRHEPRRRAVISSTLALGEALGMSVVVEGIETEEQRTVLLELGCTQGQGYLCARPMSAASLLNWLDLQRGIEASG, from the coding sequence GTGGTCGCGGATGACCGTCAGGCGTTCGCGGACCTCGAACAGTTCGGTCCGGTGGACGTCACGCTGTGTGTGCTGAGCCAGGGGCGGCAGGATGTACCGGGCCTGTTGCAGACCCTGGGGCGTGCCGGGCAGGGAGGGGCGATCATCATCAGCGGTGCGCTGGCGGCCGATGCGGGCAGTGTGGCGGGGCAACTGATTTCGCTGCTGGGCATGGCGCTGCAGGACGATGCCGGCAAGCTGTCGCAACCGCAGGCCTTGCAGCTGCTGCTGGCCAGGCACCTGAACGAACCCGACAACGAAGCGGATACGCTGCCTGTCGTGCCGGCCTCCGAAGAGGAGGTTCGCCAGGCGCTCGCCGACCACCAGTTGCACACCTACTTTCAGCCCAAGTTCAATCTGCAGACCGGTGACGTGTGCAGCATCGAAGCGCTGGCCCGTTGGCACCATCCTTTCAAAGGCGTTTTGCCGCCCTCGGTGTTCATGCCGGTGATCGAGCGTTGCGGGCTGCTGGACGAATTGCTGTTCCTGCAACTGGAGCAGGGGCTGAGGCTCCAGCGTCAGACCCTCGATCAGGGCGTCGCCCTGAATGTGGCGTTCAACCTGCACGCCGGGCAACTGGTCAATCCGCTGCTGACCGGCCGGATTCAGGCCCTGTTGGCGGCGCACGGCCTGCCCGGTTCCGGGCTGACCTTCGAGCTGACCGAAACGGGCCTGCTCGAGGCCCCGGCGATCAGCCTGGAAAGCCTGGTGCGTCTGCGGATGATGGGCTGCAGTCTGTCCATCGACGACTTCGGCGCAGGGTTCTCCTCGCTGCAACGGCTGTGTCAGTTGCCGTTCAACGAAATCAAACTGGACGGCGAGTTCGTGCGCGGGCTTAGGCATGAACCGCGACGCCGGGCCGTGATCAGCAGCACCCTGGCCCTGGGCGAGGCGTTGGGCATGTCGGTGGTGGTCGAAGGGATCGAAACCGAAGAACAGCGCACCGTGCTGCTGGAACTGGGGTGTACCCAAGGGCAAGGTTACTTGTGCGCGCGGCCGATGTCGGCCGCCAGTCTGTTGAACTGGCTGGATCTTCAGCGGGGGATCGAGGCCAGTGGTTGA